A genomic window from Enoplosus armatus isolate fEnoArm2 chromosome 20, fEnoArm2.hap1, whole genome shotgun sequence includes:
- the LOC139303060 gene encoding heparan sulfate glucosamine 3-O-sulfotransferase 2-like has product MACVLLFSRPLPFSHRLTRTSICLFSLFLSYLCYCALFPADTIMQKSGDPTPGCRRALADGAKRRIQKSLSCVLPLDAGPSSVAASRSKPEQRPPATLHIVRNDTPSPPMGNLKFGNKKLPNAIIVGVKKGGTRAVLEFIRIHPDVRAAGTETHFFDRNYDRGLEWYRGLMPRTLESQITMEKTPSYFVTKETPHRISAMSRDTKLIVVVRDPVTRAISDYTQTLSKTPDLPSFQELAFRNQSLGIVDTSWNAIRIGLYVLHLENWLRYFPLAQIHFVSGERLITDPAGELARVQDFLGLKRIVTDKHFYFNRTKGFPCLKKPESSGSPRCLGKSKGRTHVQIDRDAIEQLRDFYRPYNVKFYEMVGHDFKWE; this is encoded by the exons ATGGCATGCGTGCTCCTCTTCAGTCGACCACTTCCCTTCTCGCACCGGCTCACAAGAACATCCATTtgcttgttttccctttttctctcataTCTGTGCTACTGTGCACTGTTCCCTGCCGATACCATCATGCAAAAGTCAGGTGATCCGACGCCCGGCTGTCGGCGCGCCCTGGCTGATGGAGCCAAAAGGCGCATTCAGAAATCCCTGTCTTGCGTTTTGCCGCTGGATGCGGGACCGAGCAGTGTCGCGGCGTCTCGGTCGAAACCCGAGCAAAGACCTCCTGCGACTCTCCACATCGTCAGGAACGACACGCCCAGTCCTCCCATGGGTAATCTAAAGTTCGGCAATAAAAAGTTACCGAATGCCATCATAGTTGGCGTGAAAAAAGGAGGGACCAGAGCTGTGCTGGAGTTCATCAGAATTCACCCCGACGTGCGAGCGGCTGGCACCGAGACACACTTCTTCGACAGGAACTACGACAGAGGCCTGGAGTGGTACAG AGGTTTGATGCCAAGGACTCTCGAAAGCCAAATCACAATGGAGAAGACGCCAAGCTACTTTGTGACAAAAGAGACACCACACCGGATCTCCGCCATGTCCCGAGATACCAAGCTCATCGTGGTGGTGCGTGACCCCGTCACTCGTGCGATATCAGATTACACTCAGACTTTATCCAAAACTCCTGACCTGCCAAGCTTTCAGGAGCTGGCCTTCAGAAACCAGAGCCTGGGCATTGTGGACACGTCCTGGAACGCCATTCGGATCGGCCTGTACGTTCTGCACCTTGAAAACTGGCTCCGCTACTTCCCTCTGGCTCAGATCCACTTTGTGAGCGGGGAGCGTCTTATCACAGACCCAGCAGGGGAGTTGGCTCGGGTGCAAGACTTCCTTGGTTTAAAGCGCATTGTCACGGACAAACACTTCTATTTCAACCGCACCAAGGGCTTCCCTTGCCTTAAGAAGCCGGAGAGCAGCGGCTCGCCTCGCTGCCTGGGCAAGTCCAAGGGCAGAACTCATGTGCAGATAGACAGAGATGCTATTGAGCAACTGCGCGACTTCTATAGACCTTACAATGTCAAGTTTTATGAGATGGTGGGTCACGATTTTAAGTGGGAGTAG
- the LOC139303181 gene encoding ubiquitin carboxyl-terminal hydrolase 31-like, with protein MSKVVSNKEKKSFSKKLFRRSSVRSVGSFMNRVLRTLSTLSHFGTDEQAAEDEKDDSTLIPTTTGGSVPSDDSDCGGFPFGDKVPGVAGLKNHGNTCFMNAILQCLSNTELFAEYLALEQFKGGETTSSSSDKAKSNGVLVQKKGNQQQESGEVTEQLSGLVRALWTFEYTPQHSRDFKNVVSKSALQFKGNSQHDAQEFLLWLLDRVHEDLNHIIHPDIRPPRKPPVEEENAPEGSPLPAPGSFVQELFQAQYRSSLTCPHCQKQSNTFDPFLCISLPIPVPHTRPLYVTVVYQGKCSHCMRVGVAVPLSGTVSRLRQAVAQETKIPAQQIVLTEMYYDGFHRSFCDDDDDLEIIQESDSIFAFETPELFRPEQIRSKRGGSPHANLNQNNLKYGTDNNRISTQIQEPTTPPQSPNKNSGQAEKIVLLVCNRACAGQQGRRFGNPFILYLERTVTWDVLQKEILEKMRHILRPGVFVQVGPFTLRVVGVVGITYLLPQEEQPLCHPSVERAFKSCGPGGPPHVKIVVEWDKETKDYLFKRTEDEYIPDAESVRQVKEQHLQPQTCSLAQCFQLYTKEEQLAPDDAWRCPHCKQLQQGSIKLSLWTLPDILILHLKRFRQDGDRRMKMQNMVKFPLTGMDMAPHMVKRSQSSWSLPSHWSPWRRPYGMGRDPEDYLYDLYAVCNHHGTMQGGHYTAHCKNSIDGQWYCFDDSDVQPISEDEVCKQTGYILFYQRRATIPSWSANSSVGGSTSSSLCEHWISRLMGSRPPSQASSGSSRRTSLASLSESAEFAGERSEDDGLSSRPAVRGMQRQTFSSRSSIASPLVLSENGTKPSWSHSAKLQLRSNSPSRFSLESHSSSPTLEMIGEVVDSKVSTSCFPGSPKPEKVSGGKSALASLDSNPGSKRLIEQVHSKAVAQAEQRSSTQAGDNNNVVTAAEQVSPRHGAAAKELKQRNGAADNAGVKRTSAKTGIESERSPKKRPATSSTSSSSLSPASPAVDKLPSRPQTKSAASALNPKDKSDGPPKTSKAGSSRTATPSKKGSSQTPEVLHPDSVQQRKSGSPGLQSSNPQRRTSPRGGGEKSSASGRTRAADRSTSRESSRTNVVPERKANPGGPPSRSSAASKAEGRPGRAVENRAVGRSSSSSSSISLRSSSVGVSSANAAPPSRGPQRNSKTEDKGLSFFKSALRPKETRKSADGGKAGVGEAKGSPEDGGGDAVREGIPHGVSKKAQNVVSEAQTNVTTAKDKESSKASAAAKHSLLPSAKSKLSGAETTTQSPANAKDPSKKEPAKKTMQSRKIPINSTQTSQRAK; from the exons ATGTCGAAAGTTGTCAGTAACAAGGAGAAGAAATCCTTCAGTAAAAAACTCTTCCGGAGGAGCTCGGTCCGCTCCGTGGGGAGCTTTATGAACAGAGTTCTCCGGACTCTGTCGACTCTGTCTCATTTCGGCACCGACGAGCAGGCCGCCGAGGATGAGAAGGACGACTCAACTTTGATCCCGACCACCACGGGGGGGTCAGTCCCGTCCGACGACAGCGACTGCGGGGGCTTCCCCTTCGGGGACAAGGTGCCGGGTGTCGCCGGGCTCAAGAACCACGGCAACACCTGCTTCATGAACGCTATCTTGCAGTGCCTGAGCAACACGGAGCTCTTCGCCGAGTACCTGGCCCTGGAGCAGTTCAAAGGGGGGGAGacgaccagcagcagcagcgacaaGGCCAAGTCCAACGGGGTGCTGGTGCAGAAGAAGGGGAACCAGCAGCAGGAGTCAGGGGAGGTGACCGAGCAGCTGTCCGGTCTGGTTCGGGCTCTGTGGACCTTCGAGTACACACCTCAGCACAGCAGAGACTTCAAG AATGTGGTGTCAAAGAGCGCTCTGCAGTTCAAGGGTAACTCCCAGCACGATGCCCAGGAGTTCCTCCTCTGGTTGCTGGACAGGGTTCATGAAGACCTCAACCATATCATCCACCCTGACATCAGGCCTCCCAGGAAG CCTCCAGTAGAAGAGGAAAATGCACCTGAAGGATCTCCACTACCAGCACCTGGCTCCTTTGTACAGGAGTTGTTTCAGGCACAATACAG GTCATCCCTGACCTGCCCTCACTGCCAGAAACAGAGCAACACCTTTGATCCTTTCCTCTGCATCTCACTGCCAATCCCGGTACCTCACACACG GCCcctgtatgtgacagtggtgtACCAAGGAAAGTGCTCCCACTGTATGAGAGTCGGGGTGGCGGTGCCTCTTTCTGGCACCGTGTCCAGGCTGAGACAAGCTGTGGCTCAAGAGACCAAAATCCCTGCCCAACAG ATTGTCCTCACTGAAATGTATTACGACGGCTTTCATCGCTCCTTCtgtgacgacgacgacgacctTGAGATCATCCAGGAGAGTGACTCCATCTTTGCCTTCGAGACACCTGAGCTATTTAGACCGGAGCAGATCCGCTCCAAGCGAGGCG GGAGCCCACATGCCAATCTTAACCAGAACAACCTAAAGTATGGCACAGATAATAATAGGATATCCACACAAATACAAGAGCCTACAACCCCACCTCAGAGTCCCAATAAGAATAGTGGGCAGGCTGAGAAGATTGTCCTGTTGGTGTGTAACAGAGCCTGTGCCGGACAGCAAGGACGCAG gtTTGGTAATCCATTTATTCTGTATTTGGAGCGTACAGTGACATGGGATGTACTTCAGAAAGAGATCTTGGAGAAGATGCGGCATATTTTGCGCCCTGGAGTCTTTGTGCAG GTAGGGCCCTTCACTCTGCGTGTGGTGGGAGTGGTTGGAATCACATACCTCTTGCCTCAGGAGGAGCAGCCGCTCTGCCATCCCTCTGTGGAGAG GGCATTCAAGTCTTGCGGTCCCGGAGGGCCACCTCATGTCAAAATTGTCGTTGAATGGGACAAGGAGACGAAAGACTA TCTGTTCAAAAGAACTGAGGATGAATACATCCCAGATGCTGAAAGCGTGCGTCAAGTAAAGGAGCAGCACCTGCAGCCTCAGACCTGCTCACTGGCCCAGTGCTTTCAACTCTACACCAAAGAGGAACAG CTTGCTCCTGATGATGCATGGCGATGTCCGCACTGTAAGCAGCTTCAGCAGGGCAGCATAAAGCTCAGCCTGTGGACCCTGCCAGACATCCTCATACTTCACCTGAAACGCTTCAGACAG GATGGGGATCGACGAATGAAGATGCAGAACATGGTGAAGTTCCCTCTCACAGGCATGGACATGGCACCCCACATGGTAAAGAGGAGCCAGAGCAGCTGGAGCCTCCCCTCCCACTggtcaccatggagacggcCTTACGGGATGGGCCGTGATCCGGAGGACTATCTTTATGACCTGTATGCAGTGTGTAACCACCATGGGACCATGCAGGGAGGACATTACACAG CTCACTGTAAGAACTCCATTGATGGACAGTGGTATTGCTTTGACGATAGCGATGTTCAGCCCATATCTGAAGATGAGGTCTGCAAGCAAACtggttacattttgttttatcaaaGACGGGCCACAATTCCATCTTGGTCTGCCAACAGTTCTGTGGGAG GATCCACCAGTTCCTCTTTGTGTGAGCACTGGATTAGTCGTCTAATGGGTAGCCGTCCACCTAGCCAAGCCTCATCTGGTTCCTCCAGACGCACCTCACTGGCCTCCCTCTCTGAGTCAGCTGAGTTTGCTGGTGAACGGAGCGAGGATGATG GTTTATCGAGCCGGCCTGCAGTAAGGGGCATGCAAAGGCAAACGTTCTCCTCAAGATCGTCCATTGCCAGCCCTCTGGTGCTCAGTGAAAATGGCACTAAACCATCCTGGTCTCACTCCGCTAAGCTCCAACTCCGTTCCAACTCTCCATCGCGCTTTTCCCTGGAatcccactcctcctccccaACACTGGAGATGATAGGAGAGGTGGTTGATAGCAAGGTGTCAACCTCCTGCTTCCCTGGATCACCTAAGCCAGAGAAAGTGTCAGGGGGCAAGTCTGCCCTCGCATCTTTGGATAGTAATCCAGGCAGTAAGAGGCTGATAGAGCAGGTTCACTCCAAAGCCGTGGCacaggcagagcagaggagtTCCACCCAGGCTGGGGATAACAACAATGTAGTCACTGCTGCTGAACAGGTCAGTCCTCGACACGGGGCGGCTGCAAAAGAGCTGAAGCAAAGAAATGGGGCTGCAGATAATGCTGGTGTTAAAAGGACCTCAGCAAAGACCGGGATAGAGAGTGAAAGGAGTCCTAAGAAGCGTCCTGCCACCTCCTCAACTTCATccagctctctgtctcctgcGTCCCCAGCCGTTGACAAGTTACCGTCTAGACCACAGACCAAGAGTGCAGCATCAGCATTGAACCCCAAGGACAAAAGCGATGGACCACCTAAAACGAGCAAGGCTGGCTCCTCAAGAACAGCAACGCCCTCCAAGAAAGGGTCATCCCAAACCCCGGAGGTACTACATCCTGactctgtgcagcagaggaagagtgGTTCTCCAGGATTACAAAGCTCAAACCCTCAGAGGAGGACATCACCCAGAGGGGGAGGCGAGAAAAGCTCAGCCTCAGGAAGGACtagagcagcagacaggagcACTAGCCGTGAATCTTCAAGGACCAATGTGGTCCCAGAGAGGAAGGCTAACCCTGGAGGTCCTCCCTCCAGGTCGAGTGCTGCTAGTAAAGCGGAGGGCAGGCCGGGCCGTGCTGTGGAGAACAGAGCAGTGGGCCGGAGCTCAAGCAGTAGCTCCTCCATTAGTCTCCGATCCTCGAGTGTGGGTGTTTCCTCTGCAAACGCAGCCCCACCATCAAGGGGACCTCAAAGGAACAGTAAGACAGAGGACAAGGGTTTGTCTTTCTTCAAAAGTGCTCTGAGGCCCAAAGAGACCCGTAAGTCAGCTGATGGTGGGAAAGCAGGGGTGGGAGAGGCTAAAGGAAGTCCAGAGGATGGTGGTGGGGATGCAGTCAGAGAAGGAATCCCACACGGAGTGAGCAAGAAAGCCCAGAATGTGGTCTCGGAGGCCCAGACTAATGTGACCACAGCCAAAGACAAGGAGTCCTCTAAGGCGTCCGCTGCAGCTAAGCATTCACTGCTGCCCTCCGCAAAGTCCAAGCTTTCTGGAGCTGAAACAACCACCCAGTCCCCTGCCAATGCAAAAGACCCTTCAAAGAAAGAGCCTGCTAAAAAGACCATGCAGTCCAGGAAGATCCCCATCAACTCCACACAAACTAGCCAGAGGGCCAAGTGA